A genome region from Defluviimonas aquaemixtae includes the following:
- a CDS encoding ASKHA domain-containing protein, with the protein MTADPLVIFTPSGKRGRFPVGTPVLTAARQLGVDLDSVCGGRGICSKCQITPGYGEFPKHGVTVSESALSDWNAVEDRYNRIRGLAEGRRLGCQAKIEGDVVIDVPPESQVHRQVIRKSATARTIIMDPATHAYYVEASEPDMHEPSGDFQRLCDALRDQWQIEGLEADVALLGKLQPVLRKGEWKVTVAIHRDHRDKPRIIDIWPGFYEGRLYGLAIDLGSTTIAAHLCDLRNGKVLASSGLMNPQIRFGEDLMSRVSYAMMNPGGDREMTNAVRQAVNGLAEAIAREAEIDPKQIVETVFVCNPVMHHLLLGIDPVELGQAPFALATSDSISIPARDLDLHAIHEHARIYVLPCIAGHVGADCAAVALSEEPNKSEDMVLIVDVGTNAEILLGNKDRVLACSSPTGPAFEGAQISAGQRAAPGAIERVEIDPETREPRFRVVGCDLWSDQEGFAAATAQTGISGICGSGIIEVVAEMRMAGILDSGGLVGSAEQVGTPRCIATGRTNAYLLYDGTAEGGPLITITQGDIRAIQLAKSALYAGARLLMDELGIDKVDRVVLAGAFGAHISPKHAMVLGMIPDCPLDKVTSAGNAAGTGARIALCNIAARAAIEDEVRRIHKVETAIEPRFQEHFVAANAIPHATAPFPELSAVVTLPHVSFNAGSSGTEGGRRRRRG; encoded by the coding sequence ATGACCGCCGATCCCCTCGTCATCTTCACGCCTTCGGGAAAGCGCGGCCGGTTTCCGGTCGGCACTCCTGTCCTGACAGCCGCGCGTCAGTTGGGCGTCGATCTAGATTCAGTCTGCGGCGGACGCGGCATCTGTTCGAAATGCCAGATCACGCCCGGCTATGGCGAGTTTCCCAAGCACGGCGTGACGGTCAGCGAGTCCGCGCTGTCCGACTGGAATGCGGTCGAGGATCGATACAACCGCATCCGCGGGCTCGCCGAAGGGCGCCGACTTGGCTGCCAGGCCAAGATCGAGGGCGATGTCGTGATCGACGTGCCGCCGGAAAGCCAGGTCCACCGACAGGTGATCCGCAAATCCGCGACTGCCCGGACCATCATCATGGATCCGGCGACTCACGCCTACTACGTCGAGGCGTCCGAACCGGACATGCACGAGCCGTCCGGCGACTTCCAGCGGCTGTGCGACGCGCTTCGCGACCAGTGGCAGATCGAGGGGCTCGAGGCCGATGTGGCATTGCTCGGCAAGCTCCAGCCCGTGCTCCGCAAGGGCGAGTGGAAGGTGACGGTGGCCATCCACCGCGACCACCGCGACAAGCCGCGTATCATCGACATCTGGCCCGGCTTCTACGAGGGCCGGCTCTACGGCCTTGCTATCGACCTCGGCTCCACGACGATCGCCGCCCATCTCTGTGACCTCAGGAACGGCAAGGTACTCGCCTCCTCCGGTCTCATGAACCCCCAGATCCGCTTCGGCGAGGACCTCATGAGCCGCGTGAGCTACGCGATGATGAATCCCGGCGGCGACCGGGAGATGACCAACGCCGTCCGGCAAGCGGTCAACGGGCTTGCGGAGGCCATCGCAAGGGAGGCGGAAATCGACCCCAAGCAGATCGTCGAGACGGTCTTCGTCTGCAATCCGGTTATGCATCACCTGCTTCTGGGTATCGACCCGGTAGAGCTCGGCCAGGCGCCGTTCGCGCTGGCGACGTCGGACAGTATATCGATACCGGCCCGCGATCTCGACCTCCATGCGATCCACGAGCACGCTCGGATCTACGTGCTGCCTTGCATCGCCGGTCATGTCGGCGCCGACTGCGCTGCGGTGGCGCTTTCGGAGGAACCGAACAAGTCCGAGGACATGGTGCTGATCGTGGACGTGGGCACCAATGCTGAAATTCTGCTTGGCAACAAGGACCGAGTGCTCGCCTGCTCGTCTCCAACCGGCCCTGCCTTCGAAGGCGCGCAGATCTCGGCCGGCCAGCGCGCGGCACCCGGCGCCATCGAACGCGTGGAGATAGACCCGGAGACGAGGGAGCCGCGATTCCGCGTCGTCGGCTGCGATCTGTGGTCGGATCAGGAAGGTTTTGCCGCCGCCACGGCCCAGACCGGCATTTCCGGCATCTGCGGCTCGGGCATCATCGAGGTAGTGGCCGAGATGCGGATGGCGGGCATTCTGGATTCCGGCGGACTCGTTGGCTCGGCCGAGCAGGTGGGCACGCCACGCTGCATCGCGACGGGACGGACGAATGCGTATCTGCTCTACGACGGCACCGCGGAGGGTGGGCCGCTGATCACCATCACGCAGGGCGATATCCGGGCGATTCAACTCGCAAAATCAGCGCTTTATGCCGGTGCGCGACTGCTTATGGATGAACTAGGGATCGACAAGGTGGACCGGGTCGTTTTGGCGGGCGCCTTCGGGGCTCACATTTCGCCGAAACATGCTATGGTCCTCGGCATGATACCGGATTGTCCGCTCGACAAGGTGACCTCAGCCGGCAATGCCGCCGGCACAGGCGCGCGGATCGCGCTGTGCAATATTGCCGCGCGCGCGGCGATCGAGGACGAGGTGCGCCGCATCCACAAGGTGGAAACCGCGATCGAACCGCGCTTCCAGGAGCACTTTGTCGCGGCGAACGCGATTCCGCATGCCACCGCTCCCTTCCCCGAGCTCTCGGCCGTCGTGACGCTGCCGCATGTGAGCTTCAACGCGGGATCAAGCGGCACCGAAGGCGGACGGCGCCGACGGCGCGGGTAG
- a CDS encoding pyridoxal phosphate-dependent aminotransferase: protein MRISSRGIVDPFIVMDVMEAARAAEAAGRHVIHMEVGQPATPAPAGARRALSAALDSAPLGYTVALGLPELRAGIAGLYRRWYGVDLDPGRVIVTSGSSAAFLLAFTALFEAGDRVALGEPGYPSYRQILKALSLVPIGFPTRPEDRYQPRPEDIPPGVRGLIVASPANPSGTMLDHSALSAITGATAERGIALISDEIYHGLHYGDRAVSALEITGEVCVINSFSKYFSMTGWRIGWMVVPEALVRPVERLAQNMFICPPHASQVAALAALDCVDELEANRAVYSENRRLMLEELPKAGFDRIAPPDGAFYIYADVSEHTDDSLAFAREILHEAGVAVTPGLDFDPERGSRTLRFSYARSTEDIREGLSRLSAFMETRGAGRSKRIGSAL from the coding sequence TTGCGCATTTCAAGCCGCGGGATCGTCGATCCCTTCATTGTGATGGACGTGATGGAGGCCGCGCGCGCCGCCGAGGCGGCCGGACGCCATGTCATCCACATGGAAGTGGGCCAGCCCGCAACGCCCGCGCCAGCCGGCGCACGGCGTGCGCTTTCAGCGGCGCTCGACAGCGCACCGCTCGGCTACACGGTCGCGCTCGGTCTGCCGGAGCTGCGGGCAGGCATCGCCGGGCTCTACCGGCGATGGTACGGCGTCGATCTCGACCCCGGCCGTGTCATCGTGACCTCGGGCTCGTCGGCAGCCTTTCTTCTCGCCTTTACTGCATTGTTCGAAGCGGGCGATCGCGTTGCGCTGGGCGAACCGGGCTATCCGTCCTACAGGCAGATCCTTAAGGCGCTGTCGCTCGTACCCATTGGCTTTCCCACCCGCCCCGAAGACCGTTATCAGCCACGGCCCGAAGACATCCCGCCGGGCGTACGTGGCCTGATTGTCGCTTCGCCGGCCAATCCCTCGGGTACGATGCTTGATCACTCGGCCTTGTCCGCCATTACCGGGGCCACTGCCGAACGCGGCATCGCCCTCATTTCGGATGAGATCTACCATGGGCTTCACTACGGCGACCGCGCCGTCTCGGCGCTCGAGATCACGGGCGAGGTCTGCGTGATCAATTCCTTCTCCAAGTATTTCTCGATGACGGGCTGGCGCATCGGGTGGATGGTAGTGCCCGAAGCGCTCGTCCGCCCCGTCGAGCGGCTGGCGCAGAACATGTTCATCTGCCCGCCGCATGCCAGTCAGGTGGCCGCGCTCGCCGCGCTCGACTGCGTCGACGAACTGGAGGCGAACCGCGCCGTTTACTCCGAGAACCGCCGTCTCATGCTCGAAGAGCTTCCCAAGGCAGGGTTCGACAGGATCGCGCCGCCCGACGGTGCATTTTACATCTACGCCGATGTCTCCGAACACACTGATGACAGCCTGGCCTTCGCGCGTGAGATCCTGCACGAGGCTGGCGTGGCCGTGACGCCGGGTCTGGATTTCGACCCGGAGCGCGGATCGCGAACGCTGCGGTTCTCCTACGCCCGCTCGACCGAGGACATCCGCGAAGGGCTCAGTCGGCTTTCAGCGTTCATGGAGACGCGCGGGGCAGGGCGTTCCAAGAGGATCGGGAGCGCGCTATAA
- a CDS encoding peptidylprolyl isomerase — MTSDTRVFVGAGLAALASIAAALFIYMKTTNGAIASEDGAGPNLVIEVAGESASGIVVIDLLPEVAPNHVAQLTELARTGAYDGIVFHRVIDGFMAQTGDVQHGKYGGDVSLAGTGKSELPNIPAEFSDIPFMRGVVGMARSNRPDSANSQFFIMFEPGEFLNGKYTVVGHVISGMEVIDAIKKGDPDLNGAVENPDRMQRVTVEQ, encoded by the coding sequence ATGACGTCTGATACCAGGGTATTCGTCGGCGCGGGTTTGGCCGCGCTTGCATCGATCGCAGCAGCTCTCTTCATCTACATGAAGACCACCAACGGGGCGATAGCGAGCGAAGACGGCGCCGGACCCAATTTGGTGATCGAGGTCGCGGGCGAGTCTGCGAGCGGGATTGTGGTCATCGACCTTCTGCCCGAAGTCGCGCCAAATCATGTGGCCCAACTGACCGAGCTTGCGCGGACCGGCGCCTATGACGGCATCGTCTTTCACCGTGTGATCGACGGCTTCATGGCCCAAACGGGCGATGTTCAGCATGGAAAGTACGGTGGCGACGTGTCGCTCGCCGGGACCGGCAAGTCCGAGCTTCCCAACATTCCGGCGGAGTTCTCGGATATTCCGTTCATGCGCGGTGTCGTCGGCATGGCGCGGTCCAACCGCCCCGACAGCGCGAATTCGCAATTCTTCATCATGTTCGAGCCGGGCGAGTTCCTGAACGGCAAGTATACCGTGGTGGGTCACGTCATCTCGGGCATGGAAGTGATCGACGCCATCAAGAAGGGCGATCCGGACCTGAACGGCGCGGTAGAGAATCCCGACCGCATGCAGCGCGTCACGGTCGAGCAGTAG
- a CDS encoding N-acetylmuramoyl-L-alanine amidase: MQYSRIVVLTWAVALAAVIGRAAPAAGTGDLTALARLDAAASALVDDGEGIALDLAISKAVPYRAFLLSDPPRLVLDFSELDFGPSRPAALDRSEGVAELGWGPIQPGWSRLVAILDGPYRIASAEQQVAETGAADIRVTLMPSTAATFATATAGGVPEVARWALPDAAETAPPRHRQTGENPLIVVLDPGHGGIDPGAESEEMVEADVMLTFARELAEVLRRGGMEVVLTRQEDVFVPLETRISIARASGADVFLSLHADALAEGEATGATVYKLADAASDTASARLAERHDRADLLAGVDLSGQDDLVAAVMMDLARTETRPRTDRLAEALVAAISGTGGRMHRHPIQEAAFSVLKSPDIPSVLLEVGFLSSEADRERLSDPDWRKTLQEAVLVALKAWAIADAAEARLLRQ; the protein is encoded by the coding sequence ATGCAGTATTCGCGGATTGTCGTACTGACCTGGGCCGTCGCCCTGGCTGCCGTGATTGGTCGCGCAGCGCCTGCGGCAGGGACCGGCGACTTGACCGCGTTGGCGCGGCTCGATGCGGCGGCGTCTGCACTCGTCGATGACGGCGAGGGCATCGCGCTCGACCTCGCCATCAGCAAGGCAGTTCCCTACCGCGCTTTTCTCCTGTCCGATCCGCCGCGGCTGGTTCTCGATTTCTCGGAACTTGATTTCGGCCCGTCGCGCCCCGCAGCGCTCGACCGGTCAGAAGGTGTCGCCGAACTCGGCTGGGGCCCCATACAGCCGGGATGGTCGCGGCTTGTCGCAATACTCGACGGGCCCTACCGGATCGCAAGCGCCGAACAGCAGGTGGCCGAGACCGGCGCGGCCGACATCCGCGTTACGCTGATGCCCTCGACGGCGGCGACCTTCGCGACCGCGACCGCGGGCGGCGTGCCCGAAGTCGCGCGCTGGGCGCTGCCAGACGCCGCCGAGACAGCGCCGCCGCGCCATCGCCAGACCGGAGAAAATCCGCTCATCGTCGTGCTCGACCCTGGGCACGGGGGCATCGACCCGGGAGCGGAATCCGAGGAGATGGTCGAAGCGGACGTGATGCTGACCTTCGCGCGCGAGCTTGCCGAGGTGCTAAGGCGAGGCGGCATGGAAGTTGTGCTAACCCGGCAAGAGGATGTCTTCGTGCCGCTAGAGACGCGGATCAGCATCGCCCGCGCTTCCGGGGCGGACGTCTTTCTGTCGCTGCACGCCGACGCGCTGGCCGAAGGCGAGGCGACCGGTGCCACCGTCTACAAGCTGGCCGATGCCGCAAGCGATACGGCCTCGGCGCGGCTGGCGGAGCGTCACGACCGCGCCGACCTTCTGGCTGGCGTGGATCTTTCGGGGCAGGACGATCTTGTGGCCGCGGTGATGATGGACCTCGCGCGGACCGAAACGCGGCCGCGCACCGACCGGCTTGCCGAGGCGCTGGTTGCCGCGATCAGTGGAACGGGGGGACGGATGCATCGCCATCCGATCCAAGAGGCGGCATTCTCGGTCCTCAAATCGCCAGATATTCCCTCGGTGCTACTCGAAGTGGGGTTTCTGTCTTCCGAGGCTGATCGCGAGAGGCTCTCCGACCCCGACTGGCGCAAGACGCTGCAGGAGGCGGTTCTCGTGGCGCTCAAGGCATGGGCCATCGCAGATGCGGCCGAGGCGCGGCTCCTGCGGCAGTAG
- a CDS encoding DsbA family protein — protein MKLAPFALAAALATPAGAFDISAMSDAEREAFRAEIRSYLLENPEVLAEAIDVLQERQAQAAEAEDATLVAANAGDLFEDTHSFVGGNPDGDLTVVEFIDYRCGYCRKAHAEVAQLIESDGDIRYIVKEFPILGDESVIAARFAIATLQTAGAEAYQKINAGFYESFRGDVTPETLTAFATSLGIDAEPILAAMDAPEVTKAIEENHLLAQRMSISGTPTFVIGGQMLRGYAPLDTMQAIVEDERG, from the coding sequence ATGAAACTCGCCCCGTTCGCGCTCGCCGCGGCTCTCGCCACGCCCGCGGGCGCCTTCGACATCTCGGCGATGTCCGACGCCGAGCGCGAAGCTTTCCGCGCCGAGATCCGGTCCTATCTTCTGGAAAATCCCGAAGTTCTGGCCGAGGCGATCGATGTCCTGCAGGAACGTCAGGCCCAGGCGGCGGAGGCAGAGGATGCAACGCTCGTCGCGGCCAATGCCGGCGATCTATTCGAGGACACGCACAGCTTCGTCGGCGGAAATCCCGATGGCGATCTTACGGTCGTTGAGTTCATCGACTACCGCTGCGGCTATTGCCGCAAGGCTCATGCCGAGGTGGCACAGCTGATCGAATCGGATGGCGACATCCGTTACATCGTCAAGGAATTCCCGATCCTCGGCGATGAGTCGGTAATCGCGGCCCGCTTCGCGATCGCGACGCTACAGACGGCAGGAGCGGAGGCGTATCAGAAGATCAATGCGGGCTTTTACGAAAGCTTCCGCGGCGACGTGACGCCCGAGACGCTTACGGCATTCGCTACCAGCCTCGGAATCGACGCAGAGCCGATCCTCGCCGCGATGGACGCACCGGAAGTCACGAAAGCGATCGAGGAGAACCATCTTCTGGCGCAGCGGATGAGTATTTCCGGAACACCGACCTTCGTTATTGGAGGACAAATGCTGCGCGGCTACGCCCCCCTCGACACGATGCAGGCCATCGTCGAGGACGAACGCGGCTAA
- a CDS encoding peptidylprolyl isomerase → MPEIKDPENTIIMTLKDGDVVIELLPDVAPKHSERMKELARAGKYDNVAFHRVIEGFMAQTGDVQHANMENSYNPGRSGTGGSDLPDLPAEFSKLPHDRGTLGAARSANPNSANSQFFINFKDNHFLNGQYTVYGRVISGMDHVDRIARGEPPASPDRMISMKVAADDV, encoded by the coding sequence ATGCCAGAGATCAAGGATCCCGAAAACACGATCATCATGACGCTGAAGGACGGCGACGTCGTGATCGAACTTCTGCCCGACGTGGCGCCGAAGCATTCCGAGAGGATGAAAGAACTGGCGCGCGCCGGCAAGTACGACAACGTGGCCTTCCACCGCGTGATCGAAGGCTTCATGGCGCAGACCGGCGACGTCCAGCACGCCAATATGGAGAACAGCTACAACCCCGGGCGCTCCGGCACGGGCGGCTCGGATCTTCCCGACCTTCCGGCCGAGTTCTCGAAGCTTCCGCACGACCGAGGCACTCTGGGTGCGGCGCGCTCGGCAAATCCGAACTCTGCGAACAGCCAGTTCTTCATCAACTTCAAGGACAACCATTTCCTCAACGGGCAATACACGGTCTATGGCCGCGTGATCTCGGGTATGGACCACGTCGACCGGATCGCACGCGGTGAACCGCCTGCCTCGCCCGATCGCATGATTTCGATGAAGGTGGCCGCCGATGACGTCTGA
- a CDS encoding phosphoglycerate kinase: MNWKTLDDIDMAGKTVLVRVDINVPVEAGKVTDATRIEKIVPTIKDIQAKGGKPVLMAHFGRPKGKVVPEMSLAVTLPALEAALGQKVAFAENCIGAPAKKAVAAMETGDVLLLENTRFHEGEEKNDPAMAAALGALGQIYVNDAFSAAHRAHASTEGIAHLKVSCAGRLMEAELKALTAALGDPARPVAAIVGGAKVSTKLDLLGNLVEKVDHLVIGGGMANTFLAAQGINVGKSLCEHEMAETARAILTKAGETGCAVHLPTDVVVAREFREGAPHEVVAANACPDDAMILDAGPETVTALSDVFETCRTLIWNGPLGAFEIEPFDAATNSAARKVAELTDAERLVSVAGGGDTVAALNKAGVADRFSYISTAGGAFLEWMEGKTLPGVAALEG; this comes from the coding sequence ATGAACTGGAAAACCCTCGACGACATCGACATGGCAGGCAAGACGGTGCTTGTCCGGGTGGACATCAACGTGCCGGTCGAGGCGGGCAAGGTCACCGACGCCACGCGGATCGAAAAGATCGTGCCGACGATCAAGGACATCCAGGCGAAGGGTGGCAAGCCGGTGCTCATGGCGCATTTCGGACGGCCCAAGGGCAAGGTCGTGCCCGAGATGAGCCTCGCGGTGACGCTTCCGGCGCTTGAGGCGGCGTTGGGCCAGAAGGTCGCCTTTGCGGAGAATTGCATCGGTGCGCCGGCCAAGAAGGCTGTGGCGGCGATGGAGACAGGCGACGTTCTCTTGCTGGAGAACACTCGCTTTCATGAAGGCGAGGAAAAGAACGACCCGGCCATGGCGGCCGCGCTTGGCGCGCTCGGCCAGATCTACGTCAACGACGCCTTTTCGGCCGCGCACCGCGCCCACGCCTCGACCGAAGGGATTGCGCATTTGAAAGTGTCTTGCGCGGGGCGGTTGATGGAAGCGGAGTTGAAGGCGCTGACCGCAGCGCTCGGCGATCCCGCCCGGCCGGTCGCGGCCATCGTGGGGGGTGCGAAAGTGTCGACCAAACTCGACCTGCTCGGCAACCTCGTCGAGAAGGTCGACCATCTCGTAATCGGTGGCGGCATGGCCAACACGTTCCTTGCCGCGCAGGGCATCAATGTCGGCAAGTCGCTGTGTGAACACGAGATGGCCGAAACCGCGCGCGCCATTCTGACGAAGGCGGGCGAAACGGGCTGCGCCGTTCACTTGCCGACGGACGTGGTCGTCGCACGCGAGTTTCGCGAGGGTGCGCCGCACGAAGTCGTCGCCGCAAATGCCTGCCCAGACGATGCGATGATCCTAGATGCGGGGCCCGAGACGGTCACCGCGTTGTCAGACGTGTTCGAAACATGCCGGACGCTGATCTGGAACGGCCCGCTCGGCGCATTCGAGATCGAGCCTTTCGATGCCGCGACAAACTCGGCGGCGCGCAAAGTCGCGGAGTTGACCGACGCGGAACGCCTTGTCTCGGTAGCCGGCGGTGGCGACACCGTCGCGGCGCTCAACAAGGCAGGCGTCGCGGACCGGTTCAGCTACATCTCCACCGCAGGCGGCGCGTTTCTCGAATGGATGGAGGGCAAGACACTGCCCGGCGTCGCGGCGCTGGAAGGTTGA
- a CDS encoding anti-sigma factor, translating into MTERNGHMPEREALAAEYVLGTLSFAERLTAEALIESDVNFAQSVESWQERLSPLNEDYAEIVPPQGLDKRIEARLFPKAPPARKVGWLWGLLAGAAVAVAAFFVFVPPQAPPATVTATLTGEGQELVVAANYDPDQGELTVSRTAGPAAGEDQDYELWVIPEGETPISLGLLREETLRVPLDTLPAGATLAITLERAGGSPTGAPEGELIAAAVIGDQ; encoded by the coding sequence ATGACGGAGCGCAACGGTCATATGCCCGAACGCGAAGCGCTGGCGGCCGAATACGTCCTCGGCACGCTGTCATTCGCCGAGCGTTTGACGGCCGAGGCACTGATCGAGAGCGACGTCAATTTCGCCCAATCGGTCGAGTCTTGGCAGGAACGACTTTCGCCATTGAACGAGGACTATGCCGAGATCGTTCCTCCGCAGGGTCTCGACAAGCGAATCGAAGCGCGACTTTTCCCGAAGGCGCCGCCCGCGCGCAAGGTTGGCTGGCTCTGGGGTCTGCTCGCGGGCGCCGCCGTTGCGGTTGCGGCGTTCTTTGTCTTCGTTCCGCCTCAGGCGCCGCCAGCCACAGTTACCGCGACTCTGACGGGCGAAGGCCAGGAGCTCGTCGTGGCGGCGAACTACGACCCGGATCAAGGCGAATTAACCGTGAGCCGCACGGCGGGCCCAGCCGCGGGCGAAGATCAGGACTACGAACTGTGGGTGATCCCCGAAGGCGAAACGCCAATATCCCTCGGCCTTCTGCGCGAGGAGACGTTGCGCGTCCCGCTCGACACTTTGCCGGCCGGTGCGACGCTCGCCATTACGCTTGAACGTGCGGGCGGCTCGCCCACGGGTGCTCCGGAAGGGGAACTAATCGCCGCGGCCGTTATCGGGGACCAGTAG
- a CDS encoding sigma-70 family RNA polymerase sigma factor, which translates to MAEPDPISGLIAGCARADRAAFRELYSASSAKLFGVCLRMLKDRGEAEEAVQEVFTRVWLNARRYDAAKGRGMTWLIAIARNHAIDRLRARAVPEGDEEAVAALPDPAPGPEARSVAKGEARRIAECFELLDPARAEAVRGAYLDGMSYDALAHRYEVPLNTMRSWLRRGLQKLKECLEA; encoded by the coding sequence ATGGCGGAACCCGATCCGATCTCAGGGTTGATCGCAGGATGCGCTCGTGCTGATCGGGCGGCGTTTCGCGAACTTTATTCCGCGTCCTCGGCGAAACTCTTTGGTGTTTGCCTTCGTATGCTCAAGGACAGGGGCGAAGCCGAGGAAGCCGTGCAGGAAGTCTTTACCAGGGTCTGGTTGAACGCCCGCCGCTACGACGCGGCGAAGGGACGCGGAATGACGTGGCTCATCGCCATCGCCCGCAACCATGCGATCGACCGCCTTCGGGCCCGCGCAGTGCCCGAAGGCGACGAAGAGGCGGTTGCGGCCCTGCCCGATCCTGCGCCCGGACCCGAAGCGCGCAGCGTCGCGAAGGGCGAAGCGCGGCGCATCGCCGAATGTTTCGAACTACTTGACCCTGCCCGCGCCGAGGCCGTACGGGGCGCTTATCTCGACGGAATGAGCTATGACGCGCTCGCCCACCGCTACGAGGTGCCGCTGAACACGATGCGATCCTGGCTGCGAAGAGGTTTGCAGAAGTTGAAGGAGTGCCTCGAGGCATGA
- a CDS encoding cytochrome P460 family protein: MKHLITTTVAAICAATGAMAQDAPFGSEDDAAYAALLWDVMVAEKLVGDGALMAFPYEGTDPHGMMLETFYTRATVDGHEGTLIVKRNYGPEGVSVDEVLGDPAGHLGAVTIMFQREAGFDDETQNWFWVKYLPDGSLDKNPAGMQLAGLVGKGADAGCIACHQGAGGEDFIFTTDADVAMMK; this comes from the coding sequence ATGAAGCATCTCATCACTACGACCGTCGCGGCGATCTGTGCGGCCACGGGCGCCATGGCGCAAGACGCACCTTTTGGTAGCGAGGACGACGCGGCCTACGCGGCACTCCTGTGGGACGTCATGGTGGCCGAGAAGCTCGTTGGCGACGGTGCGCTGATGGCGTTTCCCTACGAAGGCACCGATCCGCATGGCATGATGCTCGAGACGTTCTACACCCGTGCGACGGTAGACGGGCACGAAGGCACTCTGATCGTTAAGCGCAACTACGGCCCCGAAGGCGTGAGCGTTGACGAGGTTCTGGGCGATCCGGCCGGCCATCTTGGCGCGGTCACGATAATGTTCCAGCGCGAAGCTGGCTTCGACGACGAGACGCAAAACTGGTTCTGGGTGAAGTACCTGCCCGACGGCTCGCTCGACAAGAACCCGGCCGGAATGCAGCTTGCAGGTCTCGTCGGCAAGGGCGCCGACGCCGGTTGCATTGCCTGCCACCAAGGCGCGGGCGGCGAGGACTTCATTTTCACAACCGACGCCGACGTGGCGATGATGAAGTGA
- a CDS encoding DUF3179 domain-containing protein has translation MIHTRFILIAAAAILAGAVAFASPDEWRGEWPKTDFGRSAVDFREILSGGPPKDGIPALDDPRMIPVGRETRLADTEPVLVLELSGQPAHAWPIRYLTWHEIVNDQVGGTPVAVTFCPLCNAAMIFDRRLGGQVLSFGVTGKLRNSDLIMYDRQTESWWQQALGEGIVGKMTGKQLKQLPGWMESWGSFRARNPDGIVMDQPDWPRSYGRNPYVGYDSASQPFLYRGENPPHGIPPLSRVVRVGQRAWPLERVARAGALTEAGVTISWTKGQASALDSGRIAQGKDVGNVRVRDASSGRDVVHDVVFAFVFQAFHPKGKWMIGN, from the coding sequence ATGATCCACACACGCTTCATCCTGATCGCCGCCGCAGCGATCCTTGCGGGCGCCGTCGCTTTCGCCTCGCCCGACGAATGGCGCGGTGAATGGCCGAAGACGGATTTCGGCCGCAGCGCCGTCGATTTTCGCGAGATCCTGTCCGGCGGCCCGCCCAAGGATGGCATTCCGGCGCTCGACGATCCGCGTATGATACCGGTCGGGCGCGAAACGCGGCTTGCCGATACCGAACCCGTCCTGGTGCTCGAACTCAGCGGTCAGCCTGCGCATGCCTGGCCGATCCGATACCTCACCTGGCACGAGATCGTGAACGATCAGGTCGGCGGCACTCCCGTCGCCGTCACCTTCTGCCCCTTGTGCAATGCAGCGATGATTTTCGACCGGCGGCTCGGAGGGCAGGTGCTGAGCTTTGGCGTGACCGGCAAGCTTAGGAACTCCGACCTGATCATGTATGACCGCCAGACCGAAAGCTGGTGGCAGCAGGCGCTGGGTGAGGGGATCGTCGGGAAGATGACCGGCAAGCAGCTCAAACAGCTTCCGGGCTGGATGGAAAGCTGGGGTTCCTTCCGTGCGCGCAATCCGGACGGCATCGTGATGGATCAGCCCGACTGGCCGAGAAGCTATGGCCGCAATCCCTATGTCGGCTATGACAGCGCGTCACAGCCGTTCCTTTATCGCGGCGAGAACCCGCCGCACGGCATTCCGCCGCTGTCACGCGTCGTGCGCGTCGGCCAACGCGCCTGGCCGCTGGAGCGCGTCGCCCGCGCCGGAGCGCTGACCGAGGCGGGTGTGACGATCAGTTGGACAAAGGGCCAGGCCTCGGCGCTGGATTCGGGCCGGATCGCGCAGGGCAAGGACGTCGGCAATGTCCGGGTGCGCGATGCCTCGAGCGGTCGCGATGTCGTGCATGACGTGGTTTTCGCCTTCGTCTTTCAGGCGTTCCACCCGAAAGGGAAATGGATGATCGGCAACTAG